GCAATGGCCCAAAGAAACAGTCCACCAGAAGCCAACAACAGAAATCAGAACCAGAATCCCAGAATTCCATTTTAGGTCAatcccacttttttttttgctggtaCTTTAAGTGGTTGAGTCTGATGTATACTAGTCTTTAAAGTATGATTCTACACAATTTTTTGATTCACTGGTTTTTTAGGTATTGCAGTGTCCATTCACAGTAATGTTCGATAAAAGTTTGCATTTTTCTATGTTCTCATGTTGGTTATAATCTCAGGGAAGCGTAAAGAGAGGCCAGTGACTGAGACTGATGGTTCTAAGCCTAACCCATTGATCCCAAGCTCCTCTGATTCCAGGTGCAGGAAAAGCTTTTTACTTTAAGTTGTAGTATCCTTTTGTggggtttatttatttagttattcatttataatttttattcttAAATTTATGTTTAAATGAATTTTTCAGTCGAGGAAGGGAATTCAGGTCGGGTATTGACTAATTTGAGCTTTTAGGCTAAAGTTTCCGTATTTCATAAAGAGAAGGATAAACTTGAAAAATCCTCCTAAACAGTGTATGGACTTTTTTGGGCTTGATAtgtggtttttttttggggggggggggacgGCAGGGGTAGGTGATGCGGGGAAGATGGCTGACTATAATCTTTATGATGTGGTAATGTGGGAAATAGCAGCATGCTTAACAAGTGAAGTGCGGATGTTTTCTTAATATTTATGTTTATAGAATATGTGAGCGAGCTTATGTGTTTGAATTAACGAGTTATAGCTGTTATGATAGTGAATGAATTCTCAATCTTCAAATAATCCAGAAGAAACAATAAGGAAATGTTAGCCCTTTATGTAGTGGTTCCAATTTTGGCATTTGTTCGTTGGTAACATTTTGTTTTCgcttcattcttcttcttcttcttcttctttttggtaGTAGGGGAGGGGTGGGATCTAAGAAGCATACTTCATTCAATGGTATGCTTATACTTTATTTGTCTTGTtcaaagttattattttttgacAATTATCAACCACATTGCAGTGTCACAGATGTTTTAGCCATGGATTGCGAAATGGTCGGCGTCAGTTCTATGGGAAACAAAAGTGCTCTTGGACGAATTACACTGGTATCCCTGGTTACAACTTTTGCGTGTATCactgcattttttaaaaaaaatttattaagtttttccttttgatcttttatatgatttttcttttttaaattttctctcTTGAGGTTGATGTAAGAAATATTCATTTTAGCTGTGTGTAATAGAAAACTACTATTAAGTTTATTTTATATACTTGAACAAGTTGAATTATAGTAAATACATAAATTTTCAGTATAgcatgaaaaggaaagaagctttGGCTATCAGAATTGAAAATTAGCGACTTGATGTGTTGTTATCTTCTTACATCATCCATATTTCTAAATGAAAGGTCTGCATATAGTACTAGTTATTTTGTCAAAGTGTCCCTCATACATTATATATGGTGTGAAGATAGAGTTATCACCAATTTCTGTTTACAGGCTCCTTGGGAATAAGTGAAAATAGACTGAAAATGTGTAAACCACGCGTGTGAATTTGGGTGAAAATCAGTCACTGCTTTCTTGATCTTATGCATGTATGCTGTGAATGTGGGGTGACGAGATGTATTTGGGTGTTGATCAATGCTTGTAAGTGGAGGATTGGAGCATTTGGTCAGATTTTCTTTTCAGATTAAAACAGAGATTTTAGCTTGTGCCTGTTTTACTTCTGGCATGTACATGTTCTTGTTCTGTCATGGTCAGAATCTAAGAGTTGAAGAAGGTTAAGGTAGCAGTATTAAGCAAGTTTTGTAGTAAATTTGTTTGGCGAAGAATGCCAAGGAAATGCTTTACATGGTAGGATTTAGAAGAGGCTAATAATTTCCATATCAATTTAATGTTGGCcgctttggttgtaaatgtttattTAATGCTTTCCAGTTTCTTACAGGTAAACAAATGGGGCAATGTTATATATGATGAATATGTCCGTCCAGTAGAGAAGGTTGTTGACTTCCGTACAAAAATTAGCGGAATTCGACCTCGTGATCTGAGGAAAGGTTTggccaaatttgaaattttgctgTAAGAATCTGGATTGCACATTTCTCAAAATGGAATTTATAGTTACTTTTTAAAAAGCAAAATAACTAAATTATCAAAATCTTTATTTTTGAATTCTGAAGCCTATGAttagttgcatttttttttatcagcaATGTGTTGTTAGATGTTATGGACTCCAGAAGCTTTTGGAGTAATAACTGAATTCCAAAGAAAGTTTTTTATTGCAGTGCTCAGCTAAGAGCCTTTTTTTTACTTCAGTTACTATTGGACATCCAACTTCTGGATATAAATATTTCTAACAGTCGTTGAAGTATGACCTGTAATTTTAttctaaaaatatatttactgatcttttcttttttgtcttttatcaaATATTTGACACTGATTTCATCTGCAGCAAAGGACTTTATTTCAGTTCAGAGGAAAGTGGCGGAGTTTCTCAAGGGAAGGATTCTTGTTGGCCATGCCTTGCACAATGATCTTAAGGCTAGTATCAAATTCTTCAACACCTTGTAGATGTAATATTTGACCGGTTTGAGTGAATCTGAAACACTAGGGAGCTTTTGTGTAGGCATTGCTTTTAAGTCATCCGAAGAAAGATATACGAGATACATCAGAGTATCAACACTTTTTAAAGTAtgatttcctttttccttcaatTGCTATTACATTCTTCAGGAACGCTGATCATTGTTTAATATATGCTGATACTGATGAATCAGAGAAGGGCGTAGCCGGGCACTTCGTTATCTTGCAGCTGACTATCTCGGGGTGGAAATACAAAATGGGGAGCATTGCCCGGTTAGTTTAGTTCCTTTTGCTGttacatttattttttcttttcaattagTTTGTTTACTGATAGTGGGCTTGAAATATAGCATAAATTCTCTATTAGTCCGCAAGATATAAATGCCTCTCGATTACAGGAGTAAGATTCTCGTCTTGATGTTCATTTTATCATAATGGTAGgaattttaataataataataaaaaaaaagtatctcCCTAACTTCAACAGCATGCATCATGATGTATGTAAGATTTCAAATGTTGAAATGTAATTGCAAtgtgcaaaaagaaaaagaa
Above is a genomic segment from Coffea eugenioides isolate CCC68of chromosome 5, Ceug_1.0, whole genome shotgun sequence containing:
- the LOC113770744 gene encoding RNA exonuclease 4 — its product is MKGKLRSPNPKEHQLNPNWELLRQKLIKSNGPKKQSTRSQQQKSEPESQNSILGKRKERPVTETDGSKPNPLIPSSSDSSVTDVLAMDCEMVGVSSMGNKSALGRITLVNKWGNVIYDEYVRPVEKVVDFRTKISGIRPRDLRKAKDFISVQRKVAEFLKGRILVGHALHNDLKALLLSHPKKDIRDTSEYQHFLKEGRSRALRYLAADYLGVEIQNGEHCPVEDARAAMLLYQKHRKQWERSIKDFIRLKKKQKKRKQKCKTNEGDSDV